The proteins below come from a single Acinonyx jubatus isolate Ajub_Pintada_27869175 chromosome A1, VMU_Ajub_asm_v1.0, whole genome shotgun sequence genomic window:
- the SHLD3 gene encoding shieldin complex subunit 3: MTTEVILHYRPYENDPTQLSKIAEKALQDFPTRPLSRFIPWFSHDGSKLPLKPKRSPPVISEEAAEDVKLYLTISEHDVKSQSYDCTIDLLEFQPNLKKKKHLIQSHTLNEQTNSGNLDKQSEKGRQHKKRFWSVSLPNSNCTENIFPLSKKLQDSLKALNLHSLYRARWTIEHTICNNQTLEDIWAKLNQIIRHNELPSCNATIQRHLDQIWVFCDIMYCEYVGNLLKGRLALTGKMNLCVRKYGVIFSM, from the coding sequence ATGACTACAGAAGTAATATTACATTATCGACCATATGAGAATGATCCCACACAACTGTCAAAAATTGCAGAGAAAGCACTTCAAGACTTTCCTACACGTCCACTATCAAGATTTATTCCTTGGTTTTCTCATGATGGGTCCAAACTTCCACTCAAACCTAAAAGATCACCACCTGTGATTTCTGAAGAGGCAGCTGAAGATGTGAAACTGTACTTAACCATTTCAGAACATGATGTTAAATCACAGAGTTACGATTGCACAATAGATCTTTTGGAATTtcaacctaatttaaaaaaaaaaaagcacttaatCCAGTCACACACACTGAATGAACAGACTAATTCTGGAAATCTAGATAAGCAATCAGAAAAGGGAAGACAGCATAAGAAGAGGTTTTGGAGTGTTTCACTTCCCAACAGTAAttgcactgaaaatatttttcctttgtctaaAAAATTGCAAGATAGTTTAAAGGCACTGAATTTGCATTCACTTTATAGGGCAAGATGGACTATAGAGCACACTATTTGTAACAACCAAACTTTGGAAGACATTTGGGCAAAACTCAATCAAATTATCAGGCACAATGAACTTCCATCTTGTAATGCTACCATTCAGAGACACTTAGACCAAATATGGGTGTTCTGTGATATTATGTACTGTGAATATGTGGGAAATCTTCTTAAAGGTAGATTAGCTCTTACTGGGAAAATGAATTTATGTGTACGTAAATATGGTGTTATTTTTAGTATGTAA